GACCGCAAGTGCTTCGTGCTCAACGTCGACAAGGAAACGCTGAAGAACGCGCCGGGCTTCGACAAGGACAACTGGCCGAGCATGGCCGACGAGACCTGGGCCCGCGACCTGCACAAGTACTACAACCAGGACGTCTACTGGTAAGCGGCTTCCAGCAATCGCAGCAGCATGCCGGCCAGCGCCTCGCGCTCGGCCGGCGTGAAGATCGCGCACGCCTCCTCGTCGATCTGGCGCAGCAGGGCGCGGCCCGGCTCCAGCTTGCGCTGCGCGGCCGGGGTCAATGACACGAGGCTGCTGCGGCCATCGGTGGGCGACGGGTCGCGCCGCACCAGGCCATCGCGCTCCATGCGCGCCAGCAGTTGCGCCATGCTCGGCTGCTCGACGCCGGCGGCTTCGGCCAATTCGCGTTGCGTCAGCGCGCCGCCGTCCTTGAGGGCCGCCAGCACCGGCAGCTGCGAAGCGGTGAGGCCGATGGTCTTGAGGCGCTCATCGGCCTGGCGCGTCAAGAGCCGGCCGTAGTGGTTGATGAGCAGGGTCGGCATCTGCCGCGGTTGCCAATCGGGTTGCCAATCGGTAGGGGCGGTCATACGTCCTCTTTTAATTGAATAGGTACCTATGTAATATATATAGGCACCTATTAAATTAAAGGAAAGACCGCCATGCGGCAAGCCCCCACCATCGCGATCGTCGGCGCCGGCCCGGCCGGCCTGACCCTGGCCAATGTCCTGCAGCGCCATGGCTGGCGCGCGGACGTGTTCGAGGCGGACGTCTCGGTCGACGCGCGCGACCAGGGCGGCTCGCTGGACCTGCATCCCGAGGAAGGCCAACGGGCGCTGGCGCGGGCGGGATTGCTGGATGCCTTCATGGCGATCGCGCGGCACGAGGACCAGGAGACACGGCTGGTCCACCACGCCACCGGGGAATTGCTGCGTGAACAGATTCCCGCGCCGGGCGAGGGCGACCGTCCGGAGATCGACCGCCAGGCGTTGCGCGCGCTGTTGCTGCACCCGCTGGCCGCCGGCGTGGTGCGCTGGGGCGAGCGGCTGGAGGCGGTGCTGCCCCGCGCCGACGGCCGTCATGACCTGCGTTGCGCCAGCGGGGTGAAGGGACCGTATGACCTGGTGGTGGGCGCCGATGGCGCCTGGTCCAGGGTCCGCGCCGCGCTTACGCCCGCTCAGCCTGCCTACACGGGCGTCACTTTCATCGAACTGTGGTTGCGCGACGTCGACCGCCGCCATCCGCGGGCCGCCCGCCTGGTGGGCCACGGCACGCTGTTCGCGTTGCATGGCGGCGCCGGCATCGTGGGGCAGCGCAATGGCAACGCCACCTTGCGCGTCTACGCGGCGCTGCGGACCGGGGCGGTGGCCGGGGCCTGCTCCGACCCGGCATTGGCCACAATCGGCAAGGATGCGCTGCTGGCCCGCTTTGCGGGCTGGGCGCCGTCATTGCTGGACCTGATCGCCGAGGCCGAGGGGGTCGCCGCGGTGCGTCCGATCATGGCGCTGCCGCCGGGCCTGCGCTGGCCGCACCGGGCCGGGCTGACCGTGATCGGCGATGCGGCGCACGTGATGCCGCCGCTGGGCGTGGGGGTCAACCTGGCGATGCTGGACGCGGCGGAGCTGGCCGAGGCGCTGGTCGGGGCCGATGATTGGCGCGCGGGGCAACGGCGCGGCGAGGAATCGATGTGGGCGCGCGCGGCGGGCATCGCGCCGGGCTGCATCGAGGCGCTTGCCGACATGTTCGATGACAACGGCGCGCGGGCCTTGGTCGAACAACTGGAGGCGCATGCCCGGCGCGATGACGCCGGCCTTAGTCGATGAGCGAGGCGGCGTCGGCCCAATCGCCGCGGTCGGGCCGCACGGCCAGGCGTGTGTCGCCGCGCCGCACCTGCTCGTCGTCGAGCCGCGCGGCGCCGGCCGGGTCGATATCGAAGGCGATGTCCAGCACGGCCGCCACGCGCGGGTCTTCGATGGGCAACTCCCAGGTCAGGAATACTTGCGACAGGTCCGGTCCCGGCGCGAAGTCCGATTCGCGGAACACGTGGGCGCCGCGTGGCACCACGCCGTGCGGCTGGCAGGTATCGAACAGCACCGCGGTGCCGCGCGTCAGCGCGATGCGCTGGCCGGTCTGCGCGAAAACCAGGTCCAGGCCCTTGTCCTCGCTCAGGAACAGATTGCAGAAGGCCGCGCTGCCATATTGATCGCCGTCGTGGTGGTAGCGGGCGCCGCGGCAGGCCATCAGCGCGATGTCGCCGTCGGCCAGCACGTCGCCCAGCCCGAGCGCGGCGCTCCAGTCGCGCATCGACCGCACGCAGGCGCTGTATTCGGGCCAACGCGTCATGGTGCGCGCCAGCGGCATCTGCTCGACGTCGCCGGGTTCGAGTTCGAGCCGGGTGTCGATTTCCCGCGCCCAATCGGCGACCAGGCGCGCCGGCGGCGCGGGCAAGGCGAGCGTGGCGGTGCGCACGGCGGCGCCGACGCCGCGGCTGCGCAGCGCGTCGCCGCGCCAGAAATAGGAAACGAGGGGGGCGGTGGACATGGCGCCATTAGAGCCCAAACCCGCCCGGTTTCAGCCGCCCAGGGCGCCCGCCCACAGCCGCTGCACCCACGAGCGGCGCGCCGGACGCGGCCGGTTGCCGGTGTAGTCCTTCTGGGAGGCCTTGACCACGTCGCCGAACGGCGCGTCGTTGCGGTAGTCGCAGGGCGAATGACCGGCCGCCAGGGCCTCCTGGTAGTAGCGCTCGAACAGTTCGGCCAGGTCGGCCCGGGCGTGCGTCACCACCTCGCCGTCGAACCAGTGCTGGCGGCCTTCGGCATGCAGGCGCGGCATCGCATAGCGGTGCGAGAACTGCGTGCCCATGTCGGAATAGTGGAGGATGCCGATCTCGTCGCGCGCCAGGTTTTCGCCGTCGATGCTGTTGTAGCGGGCGTCCAGGTGCTGGACCAGCCGCGGCCGGTCGGCGAAGTAGTGCTTCATCTCGCGATTGGCGTTGCGCTTGGCGCGCAGGGCCTCCAGCGTGGGCAGATAGGGGCGAGCGCGGGCGCAGTCCCACAGCGCCACGCAGGAGCGCCAGCCGTCGCCGTCGCGGCAGCCCGCGACGATGGCCTCGCCATCCAGCGGCAGGTTCCAGATATCGGCCAGGTCGCACAGCACCAGCATGTCGGCGTCCATGTACAAGGCGCGACCCTGGAAGCCGGCGGCGGCCGGCACCGCCCAGCGGAAGGCCGAGAACGGCGTCGACCATTTTTCGGTGCGCCAGCCGCGGCCGCGCTCCGGATCACAGTACCAGGGGCTGGCGGGGTCGCGCGACAGGCGCATCCAGGTGATCTCGACCGGGCGCGAGGCATGCTTGCGGGCGCTGTAGTCCAGCACCATCATCTGTTCGAGATCGCAATCGTTGGGGTCGCAGCCGACAAAGATCCTGATGGGGTCTTGCATGGTGTCTCCGTCTTCCCAGGTTGTCACGGCGCGCCGATCCCCGCTCTTCGGCGAACCTGAATTATTCCTGAATTGTAGACGGACTGGCCCGCGAACGGCGGGCTTTTGCCTCAGAACACCTGGATCAGCATGTTGATGCCGGCAATCAGCAACACCAGCAGCGCGATGCGGTTGAACACCTCGACATTGACGCGGTGGTGCAGGCGCTGGCGCTGTGCCTGGCGGCCATCCTGCGCGGCGCGTCGGCCGGGCGGGGCGCGGACGGCGCGTCCTGAGGCGGGGCATCCCGCCGGGTCCGCGTGCTTGCCGCCGCCGCGTTGCACGTAGCGGACGCTTGCCTTGTCCACGCCACCGGCGGCGGGCAAACGGAATACAGTGCGCAACAGACCCCGCCGCGTTCCCGTGGCGGGAGAACACCACACAGGGAGACAGCATGGATACGGCAGGTCAAACGGGCGCCAGCGTGCGCGAACGGGTCGGCGAGACGGAATGGCAGGTGCGCAAGGACCTGGCGGCGCTCTACCGGCTGGTGGCGCTGTTCGGGTGGGACGACCTGATCTTCACGCATATCACGGCCAAGGTGCCGGGCACCGAGCATTTCCTCATCAATCCCTACGGCATGATGTTCGACGAGATCACGGCGTCCAGCCTGGTCAAGATCGACCTGCACGGGCGCAAGGTGATGGACTCGGAATACGACATCAATCCGGCCGGCTTCACCATCCACAGCTGTATCCACGCGGCCCGCAAGGACGCCATGTGCGTGCTGCACACGCACTCCATCAACGGCGTGGCGGTGTCGGCGCAGAAGGAAGGCCTGCTGCCGCTGTCGCAGTTCGCGTTCATCGTGCTGCGTTCGCTCAGCTATCACGACTACGAGGGCCTGGCGCTCAATCCCGAAGAGCAGCCGCGGCTGGTGCGCGACCTGGGCGGCAACAACTACCTGATCCTGCGCAATCACGGCCTGTTGACGGTGGGGCAGAGCATGGCCGAGGCGTTCCAGGCCATGCACCGGCTGGAAGCGGCCTGCATGGTGCAGGTGCGGGCGCAGGCGGGCGGCGAACTGACGTTCATTCCGCCCGAGGTGCTGGCGCGCGCGGCGGTTGAATCCCCGGCCGACCGGGCGCACAAGGCCTCGCTGGCCTGGCCGGGCCTGCTGCGCCGGCTGGACCGGCGCAATCCGGGCTACGCCGACTGACGGCGCCGGCCGCCGGGCGCATTGCGCCGCGGCGGCGAGACTGGCGGGGCCGGGACACCGCCAGGGTGGCCGGCCCGCGCGTCACTTCTTCCCGGGATGCGGTTCCAGGAACTCGGCGCAGTCCGGCACCGGCGTGGCGGGCCGGTAGACCGAGCCCTCTTCCTGCCACTTGTAGGTCACCGTGTAGCTGCACTGCTTGTCGGCCCGCGGCTGCAACTGCGCGGCCGTCGGCGCGGGCCGCTTGCCCGGATCGCCGTAGCGGCTGGCGTCGGCCGGGCTGCGCGTGGCCTGGGTGGTGACCTGCAGGTCCGGATACGGCTGCTTGCTGGGCAGGGCCTTCACCGTGGCGTCATAG
The window above is part of the Achromobacter deleyi genome. Proteins encoded here:
- a CDS encoding MarR family winged helix-turn-helix transcriptional regulator, with product MTAPTDWQPDWQPRQMPTLLINHYGRLLTRQADERLKTIGLTASQLPVLAALKDGGALTQRELAEAAGVEQPSMAQLLARMERDGLVRRDPSPTDGRSSLVSLTPAAQRKLEPGRALLRQIDEEACAIFTPAEREALAGMLLRLLEAAYQ
- a CDS encoding FAD-dependent oxidoreductase; its protein translation is MRQAPTIAIVGAGPAGLTLANVLQRHGWRADVFEADVSVDARDQGGSLDLHPEEGQRALARAGLLDAFMAIARHEDQETRLVHHATGELLREQIPAPGEGDRPEIDRQALRALLLHPLAAGVVRWGERLEAVLPRADGRHDLRCASGVKGPYDLVVGADGAWSRVRAALTPAQPAYTGVTFIELWLRDVDRRHPRAARLVGHGTLFALHGGAGIVGQRNGNATLRVYAALRTGAVAGACSDPALATIGKDALLARFAGWAPSLLDLIAEAEGVAAVRPIMALPPGLRWPHRAGLTVIGDAAHVMPPLGVGVNLAMLDAAELAEALVGADDWRAGQRRGEESMWARAAGIAPGCIEALADMFDDNGARALVEQLEAHARRDDAGLSR
- a CDS encoding class II aldolase/adducin family protein, coding for MDTAGQTGASVRERVGETEWQVRKDLAALYRLVALFGWDDLIFTHITAKVPGTEHFLINPYGMMFDEITASSLVKIDLHGRKVMDSEYDINPAGFTIHSCIHAARKDAMCVLHTHSINGVAVSAQKEGLLPLSQFAFIVLRSLSYHDYEGLALNPEEQPRLVRDLGGNNYLILRNHGLLTVGQSMAEAFQAMHRLEAACMVQVRAQAGGELTFIPPEVLARAAVESPADRAHKASLAWPGLLRRLDRRNPGYAD
- a CDS encoding glycosyl transferase; amino-acid sequence: MQDPIRIFVGCDPNDCDLEQMMVLDYSARKHASRPVEITWMRLSRDPASPWYCDPERGRGWRTEKWSTPFSAFRWAVPAAAGFQGRALYMDADMLVLCDLADIWNLPLDGEAIVAGCRDGDGWRSCVALWDCARARPYLPTLEALRAKRNANREMKHYFADRPRLVQHLDARYNSIDGENLARDEIGILHYSDMGTQFSHRYAMPRLHAEGRQHWFDGEVVTHARADLAELFERYYQEALAAGHSPCDYRNDAPFGDVVKASQKDYTGNRPRPARRSWVQRLWAGALGG